Proteins co-encoded in one Corylus avellana chromosome ca9, CavTom2PMs-1.0 genomic window:
- the LOC132191995 gene encoding cell division control protein 2 homolog C, producing the protein MEKYEKLEKVGEGTYGKVYKAKDKESGEVVALKKTRLEMDEEGVPPTALREVSLLQMLSQSLYVVRLLCVEHCVNKHGKPLLYLVFEYLETDLKKFIDSHRKGANPRPLPPALVQSFLYQLCKGVAHCHSHGVLHRDLKPQNLLVDKDRGILKIADLGLGRAFTVPLKSYTHEIVTLWYRAPEVLLGSTHYSTGVDIWSVGCIFAEMVRRQALFPGDSEFQQLLHIFRLLGTPTESQWPGVSSLRDWHVYPQWEPQNLARAVPSLGPDGIDLLTKMLKYDPADRISAKAALDHPYFDGLDKSQF; encoded by the exons ATGGAAAAGTACGAGAAGCTGGAGAAGGTCGGCGAAGGTACCTACGGGAAGGTTTACAAGGCGAAGGACAAGGAGAGCGGAGAGGTGGTGGCCCTGAAGAAGACGCGGCTGGAGATGGACGAGGAGGGCGTTCCTCCGACCGCTCTCCGAGAGGTCTCCCTCCTCCAGATGCTCTCCCAGTCACTCTACGTGGTCCGCCTCCTCTGCGTAGAGCACTGTGTGAACAAGCACGGCAAGCCACTCCTCTACCTCGTCTTCGAGTACCTGGAAACCGATCTGAAGAAGTTCATCGATTCCCACCGCAAGGGCGCCAATCCAAGGCCCCTGCCCCCCGCGCTCGTCCAGAGCTTCCTCTACCAGCTATGCAAGGGCGTCGCCCACTGCCATTCCCACGGCGTTCTCCACCGCGATCTCAAGCCCCAGAATCTGCTGGTCGACAAGGACAGGGGGATCCTCAAGATCGCCGATCTGGGCCTCGGCCGCGCCTTCACTGTTCCTCTCAAGAGTTACACCCACGAGATCGTCACTCTCTGGTACAGGGCTCCCGAGGTTCTGCTCGGATCCACGCATTACTCCACCGGGGTCGACATCTGGTCCGTCGGTTGCATCTTCGCCGAGATGGTCAGACGCCAGGCCCTCTTTCCCGGAGACTCTGAGTTCCAGCAGTTGCTTCATATTTTCAGGTTGCTCGGTACTCCCACCGAGAGCCAGTGGCCTGGAGTTTCTTCTCTGCGGGATTGGCATGTCTATCCACAGTGGGAGCCTCAAAACCTGGCGCGTGCCGTTCCTTCTTTGGGGCCCGACGGCATTGACCTCCTTACG AAAATGCTTAAATATGACCCAGCAGACAGAATCTCAGCCAAAGCAGCGCTTGATCATCCCTATTTTGATGGCCTGGACAAGTCTCAGTTCTGA
- the LOC132191538 gene encoding 2,3-bisphosphoglycerate-independent phosphoglycerate mutase: MGTSGFSWKLPEHPKLPKGKTVAVVVLDGWGEAKPDQYNCIHVADTPTMDSLKQGAPEKWRLVRAHGKAVGLPTEDDMGNSEVGHNALGAGRIFAQGAKLVDLALASGKIYEEEGFKYIKECFENGTLHLIGLLSDGGVHSRLDQLQLLLKGASERGAKRIRVHILTDGRDVLDGSSIGFLEILENDLAKLREKGVDAQIASGGGRMYVTMDRYENDWDVVKRGWDAQVLGEAPYKFRNAVEAVKKLREELKVNDQYLPPFVIVDENGKPVGPIVDGDAVVTINFRADRMVMIAKALEYENFDKFDRVRFPKIHYAGMLQYDGELKLPSRYLVSPPEIERTSGEYLVHNGVRTFACSETVKFGHVTFFWNGNRSGYFNPELEEYVEIPSDSGITFNVQPKMKALEIAEKTRDAILGGKFDQVRVNLPNGDMVGHTGDIEATVVACKVADEAVKIILDAIEQVGGIYVVTADHGNAEDMVKRNKSGQPLLDKNGKLQILTSHTLEPVPIAIGGPGLAPGVRFRKDIPNGGLANVAATVMNLHGFEAPSDYEPTLIEVVDN, from the exons ATGGGGACCTCAGGATTCTCGTGGAAATTGCCGGAACACCCAAAGCTTCCAAAGGGTAAGACCGTGGCCGTGGTGGTTTTGGACGGCTGGGGCGAGGCCAAGCCCGATCAGTACAACTGCATCCATGTGGCCGATACACCCACCATGGATTCCCTCAAACAG GGTGCTCCTGAGAAGTGGAGGTTGGTTAGAGCTCATGGTAAGGCCGTGGGCCTTCCAACAGAGGATGACATGGGCAACAGTGAAGTTGGTCACAATGCACTTGGGGCTGGTCGCATCTTTGCCCAAGG TGCAAAGCTTGTTGACCTTGCTCTTGCCTCTGGAAAAATTTATGAAGAAGAAGGTTTTAAGTACATAAAGGAATGTTTCGAAAATGGCACATTGCATCTCATTGGCTTATTGAGTGATGGTGGAGTCCACTCCAGGCTTGATCAGTTGCAG TTATTGCTTAAAGGAGCTAGTGAGCGTGGTGCTAAAAGAATCCGTGTTCATATTCTTACCGATGGCCGTGATGTTTTGGATGGTTCAAGTATAGGATttcttgaaattcttgagaatgACCTTGCAAAACTACGTGAAAAGGGTGTTGATGCACAGATTGCATCTGGTGGTGGTCGCATGTATGTCACAATGGATCGTTATGAG AATGACTGGGATGTTGTCAAACGAGGATGGGATGCCCAAGTTCTTGGTGAAGCCCCTTACAAATTTAGAAATGCTGTTGAAGCTGTCAAGAAACTGAGGGAGGAGCTAAAGGTTAATGACCAGTACTTGCCTCCATTTGTTATTGTTGATGAGAATGGGAAGCCTGTTGGTCCTATAGTTGATGGTGATGCTGTGGTTACAATCAACTTCCGAGCAGATCGTATGGTTATGATTGCTAAGGCACttgaatatgaaaattttgacaagtttGATCGAGTTCGATTCCCTAAAATCCATTATGCTGGTATGCTTCAATATGATGGCGAGTTGAAGCTCCCAAGCCGTTACCTTGTTTCTCCTCCAGAGATAGAGAGAACGTCTGGTGAATATCTAGTGCACAATGGTGTCCGTACTTTTGCTTGCAG TGAGACTGTCAAATTTGGTCATGTCACCTTCTTCTGGAATGGAAACCGCTCTGGATATTTCAATCCAGAACTGGAGGAATACGTGGAAATTCCAAGTGATAGTGGAATTACATTCAACGTCCAGCCAAAGATGAAGGCATTGGAGATTGCCGAGAAAACGAGAGATGCTATACTTGGCGGAAAATTTGACCAG GTGCGTGTTAACCTGCCAAATGGTGACATGGTGGGGCATACAGGTGATATTGAGGCCACAGTTGTGGCTTGCAAGGTTGCTGATGAGGCTGTCAAG ATTATCCTTGATGCAATAGAACAAGTGGGTGGAATTTATGTTGTTACTGCAGATCACGGGAATGCTGAGGACATGGTGAAGAGGAACAAGTCCGGGCAACCTCTTCTCGACAAGAATGGCAAACTTCAAATACTCACTTCTCACACCCTCGAACCA gTTCCAATTGCAATTGGAGGTCCTGGATTGGCACCTGGTGTCAGGTTCCGCAAGGATATTCCTAATGGTGGGCTTGCCAATGTTGCTGCAACTGTGATGAATCTCCATGGGTTTGAGGCTCCTAGTGACTATGAGCCAACCCTCATTGAAGTAGTTGATAACTAG
- the LOC132161731 gene encoding protein LURP-one-related 8, protein MTKVFPNNVSERLNSTPCSPDGNGDAAILTVWKKSLLLNCNGFTVFDGKGNLVFRVDNYLAGHKGEIVLMDAGGKPLLTIRRKRLSLGDNWLVYDGETAVNPRFLVRKQVNILNTKCLANVSSGSNSNNDNDEESGITCSSSSTSSKNLLYQIEGSYTQRCCAVLDKKRRRVAEIQRKESVGGMTFGLDVFRLVVQPEIDAPLAMALVILLDQMFGSSRRLSH, encoded by the exons ATGACAAAGGTATTCCCCAACAACGTATCTGAGAGGCTCAATTCCACCCCGTGCTCCCCCGACGGGAATGGGGACGCGGCAATCCTAACGGTGTGGAAGAAGTCTCTGCTGTTGAACTGTAACGGATTCACGGTATTCGACGGCAAGGGGAATCTGGTGTTTAGAGTGGATAACTACTTGGCCGGCCATAAGGGTGAGATCGTTCTCATGGACGCTGGGGGCAAGCCTCTCCTCACCATCCGGCGCAAG AGGTTGAGCCTAGGGGACAACTGGCTGGTGTACGATGGAGAGACGGCCGTGAATCCCAGATTTTTGGTGAGGAAGCAGGTGAATATTCTCAACACAAAGTGCTTGGCCAACGTCAGCTCAGGCAGTAACAGTAACAACGACAACGATGAGGAAAGTGGGATTACTTGCTCATCATCATCCACCTCCAGCAAGAACCTTTTATATCAGATCGAGGGTTCCTACACACAACGATGCTGCGCGGTGTTGGACAAAAAGCGGAGACGCGTGGCAGAGATCCAGAGGAAGGAGTCCGTGGGAGGAATGACCTTCGGCCTCGACGTATTCCGCCTCGTTGTACAGCCTGAAATCGACGCACCGCTCGCCATGGCACTGGTCATTCTTCTAGACCAGATGTTCGGATCTTCCAGACGCCTTTCCCATTAA
- the LOC132192080 gene encoding protein LURP-one-related 8-like → MTKVFPNNLSQRLNSTPCSPDGNGDAAILTVWKKSLLLNCNGFTVFDGKGNLVFRVDNYLAGHKGEIVLMDAGGKPLLTIRRKRLSLGDNWLVYDGETAVNPRFLVRKQVNILNTKCLANVSSGSNSNNDNDEESGITCSSSSTSSKNLLYQIEGSYTQRCCAVLDKKRRRVAEIQRKESVGGMTFGLDVFRLVVQPEIDAPLAMALVILLDQMFGSSRRLSH, encoded by the exons ATGACAAAGGTATTCCCCAACAACTTATCTCAGAGGCTCAATTCCACCCCGTGCTCCCCCGACGGGAATGGGGACGCGGCAATCCTAACGGTGTGGAAGAAGTCTCTGCTGTTGAACTGTAACGGATTCACGGTATTCGACGGCAAGGGGAATCTGGTGTTTAGAGTGGATAACTACTTGGCCGGCCACAAGGGTGAGATCGTTCTCATGGACGCTGGGGGCAAGCCTCTCCTCACCATCCGGCGCAAG AGGCTGAGCCTAGGGGACAACTGGCTGGTGTACGACGGAGAGACGGCCGTGAATCCCAGATTTTTGGTGAGGAAGCAGGTGAATATTCTCAACACAAAGTGCTTGGCCAACGTCAGCTCAGGCAGTAACAGTAACAACGACAACGATGAGGAAAGTGGGATTACTTGTTCATCATCATCCACCTCCAGCAAGAACCTTTTATATCAGATCGAGGGTTCCTACACACAACGATGCTGCGCGGTGTTGGACAAAAAGCGGAGACGCGTGGCGGAGATCCAGAGGAAGGAGTCCGTGGGAGGAATGACCTTCGGCCTCGACGTATTCCGCCTCGTTGTACAGCCTGAAATCGACGCACCGCTCGCCATGGCACTGGTCATTCTTCTAGACCAGATGTTCGGATCTTCCAGACGCCTTTCCCATTAA
- the LOC132191513 gene encoding large ribosomal subunit protein bL17c, producing the protein MATAAVADCRWSMASLRSALPSVAVFPHTPPSFRIPLPAFQSSPSSSSLSLSRRPRTQQIGVPYTGLSPLNPLLSIGSSEYTGFEYNFTIIDNGCRFFAMRHGRRVPKLNRPPDQRRALLRGLTTQLLKHGRIKTTRARASAMRKYVDKMITLAKEGSLHKRRQALGFIYEKQIVHALFAEVPDRYGDRNGGYTRIIRTLPRRGDNAPMAYIELV; encoded by the exons ATGGCTACGGCAGCAGTGGCGGACTGTAGATGGAGCATGGCATCTCTGAGGTCGGCACTTCCTTCAGTGGCAGTGTTTCCCCATACTCCCCCTTCCTTTCGGATACCGCTTCCTGCATTCCAATCATCACCATCGTCATCATCTCTCAGCCTCTCCCGTCGTCCCAGGACCCAGCAGATTGGGGTTCCTTACACGGGTCTCTCTCCCCTAAATCCTCTCCTCTCCATTGGCTCCTCGG AGTACACAGGTTTTGAATATAATTTCACCATTATTGATAATGGGTGCCGGTTTTTTGCCATGAGACATGGCAGGCGAGTGCCCAAACTCAACAGGCCTCCCGACCAACGACGGGCGCTCCTGCGAGGCCTCACCACCCAGCTCCTTAAACATGGTCGGATCAAAACCACTAGGGCAAGGGCAAGTGCCATGAGGAAGTATGTTGACAAGATGATCACACTGGCTAAGGAAGGGTCTCTTCATAAGAGGAGACAGGCTCTGGGATTTATCTACGAAAAACAGATCGTGCATGCCTTATTTGCGGAGGTTCCAGACAGGTATGGGGATAGAAATGGCGGGTATACAAGAATCATTAGAACGCTCCCAAGGCGAGGGGATAATGCGCCCATGGCATATATCGAACTTGTTTAG
- the LOC132191512 gene encoding probable serine/threonine-protein kinase PBL8, which produces MGNCGTREESAVVSHAQVQQLHMLSKNGNTPTPADKDKDKKHNRSVSDLSDPSTPRNFEDSRKNALLYTHVIAFTLYELETITKSFRSDYILGEGGFGTVYKGYIDENVRVGLKSLPVAVKVLNKEGLQGHREWLTEVNFLGQLRHPNLVKLIGYCCEDDHRLLVYEFMFRGSLENHLFRKAAVPLSWATRMMIALGAAKGLAFLHNAERPVIYRDFKTSNILLDSDYTAKLSDFGLAKAGPQGDETHVSTRVMGTYGYAAPEYVMTGHLTARSDVYSFGVVLLELLTGRKSVDKTRPSKEQNLVDWARPKLNDKRKLLQIIDSRLENQYSVRAAQKACSLAYYCLSQNPKARPLMSDVVETLEPLQSCSDGVKEVSSSSTTGGGQFAMAGMPNYRMHHRFANNVVPSAGCRSPNPNCSPGGPAACRVR; this is translated from the exons ATGGGCAACTGCGGCACTCGAGAGGAATCTGCTGTCGTCTCCCATGCTCAAG TTCAACAGCTCCACATGTTAAGTAAAAATGGCAACACTCCCACTCCCGCCGACAAGGACAAGGACAAGAAGCACAATCGGTCGGTGTCAGATCTGAGCGATCCTTCAACCCCTCGCAACTTTGAGGACTCCCGAAAGAATGCCCTCCTCTATACCCACGTGATTGCCTTCACATTATACGAGCTCGAGACTATCACCAAGAGCTTCCGCTCCGATTATATTCTCGGCGAAGGCGGTTTCGGCACCGTCTACAAGGGTTACATCGACGAGAATGTCAGGGTTGGCCTCAAATCCCTCCCCGTTGCAGTTAAGGTTCTCAACAAGGAGGGCCTTCAGGGGCACCGAGAGTGGCTt ACTGAAGTTAACTTTCTCGGCCAGCTAAGGCATCCAAATCTGGTTAAGTTGATTGGATATTGTTGCGAGGATGACCACAGGTTACTCGTTTACGAATTCATGTTCCGCGGCAGCCTTGAGAATCACCTCTTTCGAA AGGCGGCTGTTCCATTATCGTGGGCCACAAGAATGATGATTGCTCTTGGAGCTGCCAAAGGTCTTGCTTTTCTTCATAATGCTGAAAGGCCTGTTATCTACAGGGACTTCAAAACCTCTAATATACTATTGGACTCT GATTATACTGCAAAGCTTTCTGATTTTGGGCTTGCTAAAGCTGGACCACAAGGTGATGAAACCCATGTATCAACTCGAGTAATGGGTACCTATGGTTATGCTGCCCCTGAATATGTGATGACTG GGCACCTGACTGCCAGGAGTGATGTGTACAGCTTCGGAGTTGTTCTTCTGGAGCTTTTGACAGGAAGAAAGTCTGTTGATAAGACGAGGCCAAGCAAGGAGCAGAACTTGGTAGATTGGGCCCGGCCAAAACTGAATGACAAGAGGAAGTTGCTACAAATAATCGACTCTAGATTGGAGAATCAGTACTCGGTAAGAGCAGCACAGAAAGCCTGCAGCTTGGCTTACTATTGTTTGAGCCAGAATCCCAAAGCAAGGCCCTTAATGAGTGACGTAGTTGAAACTTTGGAACCTCTACAAAGTTGTAGCGATGGTGTGAAGGAAgtctcatcatcatcaactaCTGGTGGTGGTCAATTTGCGATGGCTGGAATGCCAAATTACCGAATGCATCACAGGTTTGCCAACAACGTTGTTCCAAGTGCTGGTTGTCGATCTCCCAACCCAAATTGTTCTCCTGGCGGCCCTGCGGCATGCAGGGTTAGGTGA